One window of Bacillus alkalicellulosilyticus genomic DNA carries:
- the recA gene encoding recombinase RecA: protein MSDRKAALDMALRQIEKQFGKGSIMKLGEQAEQRVSTTSSGALALDIALGVGGYPRGRIVEVYGPESSGKTTVTLHAIAEVQRQGGQAAFIDAEHALDPVYAQKLGVNIDELLLSQPDTGEQALEIAEALVRSGAVDIIVVDSVAALVPKAEIEGEMGDSHVGLQARLMSQALRKLSGAISKSKTIAIFINQIREKVGVMFGNPETTPGGRALKFYSSVRLEVRRAETLKQGNDMVGNKTKIKVVKNKVAPPFKVAEVDIMYGEGISREGSILDIGSELDIVQKSGAWYSFNEERLGQGRENSKQFLKENQDITAEIEDKIRAHYGLNGEITVEAPGEPEEFTDLLDMK from the coding sequence ATGAGCGATCGCAAAGCCGCATTGGATATGGCGTTACGTCAAATTGAAAAGCAGTTTGGTAAAGGTTCTATTATGAAGTTAGGGGAACAAGCTGAACAACGAGTATCAACGACGTCAAGTGGAGCACTTGCACTAGATATTGCACTTGGAGTAGGTGGATATCCACGTGGTCGAATTGTTGAAGTATATGGTCCAGAATCATCAGGTAAAACAACAGTAACATTACATGCTATTGCAGAGGTACAACGTCAGGGAGGCCAAGCCGCATTCATTGATGCTGAGCATGCTCTTGATCCTGTTTATGCACAAAAATTAGGAGTTAATATCGATGAGCTTTTATTATCTCAACCTGATACAGGTGAGCAAGCGCTTGAGATTGCAGAAGCACTAGTTCGAAGTGGAGCAGTAGATATTATTGTGGTTGATAGTGTGGCAGCACTTGTTCCTAAAGCAGAGATTGAAGGAGAAATGGGAGATAGTCACGTTGGTTTACAAGCACGTCTTATGTCTCAAGCCCTTAGAAAATTATCTGGTGCGATTAGTAAATCTAAAACGATTGCTATTTTCATTAACCAAATTCGTGAAAAAGTAGGGGTCATGTTTGGAAACCCTGAAACAACACCAGGTGGTCGTGCTTTAAAATTCTATTCTTCTGTTCGTTTAGAGGTTCGTCGCGCTGAAACACTTAAGCAAGGAAACGACATGGTAGGGAATAAAACTAAAATTAAAGTTGTTAAAAACAAAGTAGCTCCTCCATTTAAAGTAGCTGAAGTGGATATTATGTATGGAGAAGGAATTTCAAGAGAGGGTTCTATATTAGATATAGGCTCTGAGCTAGATATTGTTCAAAAAAGTGGAGCTTGGTATTCATTTAACGAAGAGCGACTTGGACAAGGCAGAGAAAACTCAAAACAATTCTTAAAAGAGAATCAAGACATTACTGCTGAAATTGAAGATAAAATCCGTGCTCATTATGGATTAAATGGTGAGATTACTGTAGAAGCTCCAGGAGAACCAGAAGAGTTTACAGATTTACTAGATATGAAATAA
- a CDS encoding DEAD/DEAH box helicase: protein MSYFDSFELSSEVMKAIKEMGFEEPSPIQEKAIPLIVKGGDVIGQAQTGTGKTAAFGIPVIEKIKEEDQFVQAIILTPTRELAIQVSGELQKLSKYKRIRTLPIYGGQSIGHQIKALKQGVHVVIGTPGRIMDHLRRKTLKLDRIHTAVLDEADEMLDMGFIEDIEEILKQVKGERQTLLFSATMPPPIKKLSYKYMQNPEIVSINRGEVTAPSIDQVYYKVLERNKLESLCRIIDSEEIDLGILFCRTKKGVAELTEALQARGYIADGLHGDLTQMQRDSVMKKFRDSTIEFLIATDVAARGIDVENVTHVINYDIPQDPESYVHRIGRTGRAGRKGLALTLVTPREMKHLRSIEAEIKMSIPSSNVPTFEEVVEKQQSSWKKQIETLVEEDQDNALFSGMTTELLEKYPPEKIITALMKMTFATETGSDDDGYDFGETGGAKGMVRFFINVGKNVNMSPKILIEEIADLVGIPGKAIGRIDIFDKFTFVEVPEEVAPFVYEALRHSRINGARVNLEPAKPRPKRERKPFTK from the coding sequence ATGAGTTATTTTGATTCGTTTGAACTTTCAAGTGAAGTAATGAAAGCAATAAAAGAGATGGGGTTTGAAGAACCTTCTCCGATCCAAGAAAAAGCGATTCCGCTTATTGTAAAAGGCGGAGATGTGATTGGCCAGGCTCAAACAGGAACTGGAAAAACAGCGGCCTTTGGAATTCCAGTCATTGAGAAAATAAAAGAAGAAGACCAATTTGTCCAAGCCATTATTCTAACACCAACTAGGGAATTGGCCATTCAAGTTTCAGGTGAGTTACAAAAGCTTTCTAAATATAAAAGAATTCGTACCCTTCCTATTTACGGTGGACAATCGATTGGACATCAAATTAAGGCGTTAAAGCAAGGGGTTCATGTCGTTATCGGAACCCCAGGTCGAATTATGGACCACCTTCGTAGAAAGACATTGAAATTAGACCGCATTCACACGGCTGTCCTTGATGAAGCTGATGAAATGCTAGATATGGGATTTATTGAGGATATCGAAGAGATTTTAAAACAAGTAAAAGGTGAAAGACAAACTTTATTGTTTTCGGCAACAATGCCACCACCAATTAAAAAGCTTTCTTATAAATACATGCAAAACCCTGAAATTGTTTCCATTAATCGTGGAGAAGTAACGGCACCATCGATTGACCAAGTCTATTATAAGGTACTAGAACGAAATAAGTTAGAATCTCTTTGCCGTATTATAGATAGCGAAGAAATTGATCTAGGTATTTTATTTTGTCGTACCAAAAAAGGTGTGGCTGAATTAACGGAAGCCCTTCAGGCAAGAGGGTATATTGCGGATGGGTTACATGGAGATTTAACACAAATGCAACGAGACAGTGTAATGAAGAAATTCCGTGATTCGACGATTGAGTTTTTGATTGCAACGGATGTGGCCGCAAGAGGAATTGACGTTGAAAACGTCACACATGTTATTAATTACGACATTCCTCAAGACCCTGAGAGCTATGTTCATCGTATTGGTCGTACAGGAAGAGCAGGAAGAAAAGGGCTTGCGTTAACCCTAGTAACACCAAGAGAGATGAAACACCTTCGCTCAATTGAAGCGGAGATTAAGATGAGTATCCCTTCTTCTAATGTACCAACATTTGAAGAAGTTGTTGAAAAACAACAAAGCTCTTGGAAAAAACAAATCGAAACATTAGTCGAAGAAGATCAGGATAATGCATTATTCAGTGGGATGACAACAGAATTGTTGGAAAAGTATCCACCAGAAAAAATCATTACTGCTTTAATGAAGATGACCTTTGCTACAGAAACTGGTAGCGATGATGATGGATACGACTTTGGCGAAACAGGTGGAGCTAAAGGTATGGTTCGTTTCTTCATTAACGTTGGAAAAAATGTGAATATGAGCCCGAAAATCCTTATTGAAGAAATTGCTGATCTCGTTGGTATTCCTGGAAAAGCGATTGGACGTATTGATATTTTTGATAAATTTACGTTCGTTGAAGTTCCAGAAGAAGTAGCACCTTTTGTCTATGAAGCACTTCGACATTCAAGAATCAATGGCGCTCGTGTAAATCTAGAGCCAGCCAAACCAAGACCAAAACGCGAAAGAAAACCGTTTACTAAATAA
- a CDS encoding competence/damage-inducible protein A → MKAEIIAVGSELLLGQITNTNATYISKQLANIGIDIYYHTVVGDNDVRLKDAIEVAKGRSDLLIFTGGLGPTKDDVTKETVAQIVEQPLVYDPASLQAIEEFFTSRNKTMTENNKKQALVIKGSTVLANECGLAPGMAVVKDGIYYLLFPGPPKELQPMFENAGKPYLTSNLPDLVPLESRVLRFFGIGESRLETELMDIIEAQSNPTIAPLAGEGEVTLRLTVKHIEPDVRKQMLDEVEKKIVERVGEFLYGYDDTSLLEEVIDTLLKQNMTISTAESLTGGMFSEQLTNLPGASSFFKGAIVCYATKVKETLLGVSSETLQQFGAVSKETAIEMARQIKQLCDSNIGISFTGVAGPDPQEDKPVGTVFIAIATNTKEVVHELHITGSRQQIRERTIKNGCYYLVKELKKVE, encoded by the coding sequence ATGAAGGCAGAAATCATAGCAGTGGGGTCAGAGCTTCTACTTGGCCAAATTACCAATACTAATGCTACATATATCTCCAAACAACTCGCAAATATAGGGATAGATATTTATTACCATACTGTTGTTGGTGACAACGATGTGAGACTTAAAGATGCAATAGAAGTCGCTAAAGGTCGTTCTGATTTATTAATCTTCACAGGCGGACTTGGACCAACGAAAGATGATGTTACGAAAGAAACGGTTGCCCAAATAGTGGAGCAACCATTAGTATATGACCCAGCTTCTTTGCAAGCAATTGAGGAGTTTTTTACATCTCGGAATAAAACAATGACTGAAAACAACAAAAAACAGGCATTGGTCATAAAAGGATCAACTGTGTTAGCTAATGAATGCGGTTTAGCTCCAGGCATGGCCGTTGTTAAGGATGGTATTTACTATTTACTCTTCCCAGGACCACCTAAAGAGCTACAGCCAATGTTTGAAAACGCTGGTAAGCCATATTTAACATCGAATTTACCTGATTTAGTTCCGCTAGAATCAAGAGTGTTGCGATTCTTCGGGATTGGTGAGTCGAGGCTTGAAACGGAATTGATGGATATCATTGAAGCACAATCGAATCCAACGATTGCCCCGCTTGCAGGTGAAGGCGAAGTGACGTTGCGATTGACGGTAAAGCATATTGAGCCCGATGTCAGAAAACAGATGTTAGATGAGGTGGAAAAAAAGATAGTTGAGCGTGTAGGCGAATTTCTCTATGGCTACGATGACACTTCTCTTTTAGAAGAAGTGATCGATACATTACTCAAACAGAACATGACGATTAGTACTGCTGAAAGCTTGACTGGCGGTATGTTCAGTGAGCAATTGACAAACCTACCTGGAGCATCTTCGTTCTTTAAAGGAGCAATAGTATGTTATGCTACTAAGGTAAAAGAAACGTTACTGGGGGTTTCTTCAGAGACGTTGCAACAATTTGGTGCAGTAAGTAAAGAAACTGCAATAGAGATGGCAAGACAGATTAAGCAGTTATGCGACTCTAATATAGGGATTAGTTTTACAGGTGTAGCAGGCCCAGATCCACAAGAAGATAAACCAGTGGGTACCGTATTTATTGCGATTGCAACAAATACAAAAGAAGTAGTCCATGAATTACACATCACCGGTAGTCGACAACAAATTCGTGAACGTACGATTAAAAATGGATGTTATTATTTGGTGAAAGAATTGAAAAAGGTGGAATAA
- the pgsA gene encoding CDP-diacylglycerol--glycerol-3-phosphate 3-phosphatidyltransferase: protein MNVPNQITIARILLIPIFMIFLLVPFDFGHFQLVDVQIPTSHLIAAFIFIIAAATDWLDGYFARRYQLVTNLGKFLDPLADKLLISAALISLVELQMVAAWMAIVIISREFAVTGVRLVAAADGTVIAASPLGKLKTIFQIIAISALILHNVPFEIWSIPFASLMMWVATILTIVSGVDYFLKNKHVFFNSNAS from the coding sequence GTGAACGTACCCAATCAAATTACAATAGCAAGAATCTTGTTAATCCCAATTTTTATGATTTTTTTACTTGTGCCTTTTGATTTTGGTCACTTTCAATTAGTAGATGTCCAAATTCCTACTAGTCATCTAATAGCTGCGTTTATCTTTATTATTGCTGCGGCCACAGATTGGTTAGATGGGTATTTTGCTCGTCGCTATCAATTGGTGACGAATTTAGGGAAATTTTTAGATCCTTTAGCAGATAAGTTATTGATTTCAGCTGCGCTTATTTCATTAGTAGAATTACAAATGGTGGCAGCGTGGATGGCGATCGTAATTATAAGCAGGGAATTTGCAGTAACGGGTGTCCGTCTTGTTGCCGCTGCCGATGGTACGGTAATTGCTGCGAGTCCACTGGGGAAACTAAAAACCATCTTTCAAATCATTGCAATATCAGCTTTGATATTACATAACGTGCCATTTGAGATTTGGTCTATTCCGTTTGCTTCTCTTATGATGTGGGTTGCAACCATTTTAACGATTGTATCAGGAGTAGATTACTTTTTGAAAAACAAGCATGTTTTCTTTAATAGTAATGCATCTTAA
- a CDS encoding YajQ family cyclic di-GMP-binding protein, whose protein sequence is MAKENSFDIVSEVNFQEVDNAIAQAVKEISTRYDFKGSKSSIERTDKDKITIISDDDYKLESVIDILKSKFIKRDLSQKVLNFGKIEKASGGTVRQVATLVSGISADRAKKITVAIKDSKLKVKAQIQNDQIRVTGKSINDLQDIIQLVKSLDLDFPVQFVNMR, encoded by the coding sequence ATGGCAAAAGAAAATTCGTTTGATATTGTATCCGAAGTTAATTTTCAAGAAGTGGATAATGCAATTGCACAAGCCGTTAAGGAAATATCAACTCGTTATGATTTTAAAGGTTCAAAAAGTTCAATTGAAAGAACCGATAAAGATAAAATCACAATAATCTCAGATGATGATTATAAATTAGAAAGTGTTATTGATATATTAAAGAGTAAATTTATCAAACGTGATTTGTCGCAAAAGGTATTAAACTTTGGTAAAATTGAAAAGGCTTCTGGAGGTACTGTCCGACAAGTAGCAACTCTTGTATCTGGAATTAGTGCGGATAGAGCAAAAAAAATTACTGTAGCCATTAAAGATTCGAAGCTAAAAGTAAAGGCTCAAATACAAAACGACCAAATTCGAGTTACAGGAAAAAGCATTAACGACCTTCAAGACATTATACAATTGGTAAAAAGCTTAGACCTTGATTTTCCAGTTCAGTTTGTGAATATGAGGTAA
- a CDS encoding RodZ domain-containing protein: protein MFSLSELGQRLQEARVEKGLSLEDVITSTKIQKRYLIAIEEGRFDALPGKFYARAFVKSYAEAVGLNPEEVLEQFQHELPNPHKEGKDLPMRSERTVKTRTKPIPTHRSKLAKIMPALMTAVFIGVIVVGVWLLGQNQNDTPDVGENIDTQEEPALEGGFSERPAEEPAEVPVEPEEEEVVEEPVEEETTQELVEQQISGKRSYFELQGAEAFEVNLTFSGRSYVGIKNAKGNSFHAQEVADGDELSYDFTAEEQIEFNFGDSRFVEFEINGESFELPLDPNENVHQIVTITFIQAED from the coding sequence GTGTTTTCATTGTCAGAATTAGGTCAACGTTTACAAGAAGCGAGAGTAGAAAAGGGCTTATCCCTAGAGGATGTAATAACTTCCACTAAAATTCAAAAGCGCTATTTAATAGCGATTGAAGAAGGCAGATTTGATGCTCTTCCTGGAAAGTTTTACGCGCGTGCTTTTGTAAAAAGTTATGCTGAAGCAGTTGGACTAAATCCGGAGGAAGTTCTAGAACAGTTTCAACATGAACTACCGAATCCTCATAAAGAAGGAAAAGACCTTCCAATGAGGTCAGAACGTACCGTTAAAACAAGAACCAAACCGATCCCAACTCATCGTTCAAAGTTGGCAAAAATCATGCCTGCTTTAATGACGGCTGTCTTTATTGGAGTTATTGTAGTTGGAGTTTGGCTTCTTGGACAAAATCAAAATGATACACCAGATGTAGGTGAAAATATTGATACTCAAGAAGAGCCAGCCTTAGAGGGAGGATTTTCTGAGCGTCCAGCAGAAGAACCAGCTGAAGTGCCAGTAGAGCCTGAGGAAGAAGAAGTTGTTGAAGAACCCGTAGAAGAAGAAACAACACAGGAATTAGTTGAACAACAGATAAGTGGCAAACGCTCTTATTTTGAGCTTCAAGGAGCAGAAGCATTTGAAGTTAATTTAACATTCTCTGGAAGAAGTTATGTAGGAATTAAAAATGCCAAAGGAAATTCTTTTCACGCTCAAGAAGTTGCAGATGGAGATGAATTGTCATATGACTTTACTGCTGAAGAGCAAATCGAATTTAACTTTGGAGATTCTCGGTTTGTAGAATTTGAAATTAATGGAGAAAGCTTTGAATTGCCGCTTGATCCGAATGAAAATGTCCATCAAATCGTGACTATCACATTTATCCAAGCTGAGGACTAA
- a CDS encoding DUF3388 domain-containing protein: MKEWYLEYIIHKNRPGLLGDISSLLGMLSINIVTINGVEDNRRGMLIRSTSDDQIKRFKGILQTIDNITVTKLREPKVRDRLAIRHGRYIERDADDKKTFRFVRDELGLLVDFMAELFKKDHHYLVGIRGMPRVGKTESVVAASVCANKRWSFLSSTLLRQTIRSQLADEELGENHVYIIDGIVSTMRATEKHRALIQTMMTHPVIKVIEHPDIFIRETEYNIEDFDCIIELRNEEHEEITYDNIESGFSSFDIS, translated from the coding sequence ATGAAAGAATGGTATTTGGAATATATTATTCATAAAAATAGACCAGGTTTATTAGGTGACATTTCTTCTCTACTTGGAATGTTATCAATAAATATTGTTACCATTAACGGAGTAGAAGACAATCGTCGAGGTATGTTAATTAGAAGTACAAGTGATGACCAAATTAAAAGATTTAAGGGAATACTACAAACAATTGATAACATTACTGTCACTAAGTTACGGGAGCCTAAGGTAAGAGATCGTCTTGCGATAAGACATGGCAGATATATAGAACGTGATGCAGATGATAAAAAAACCTTCCGTTTTGTGCGTGACGAACTAGGCTTACTTGTTGATTTTATGGCAGAGTTGTTTAAAAAAGATCATCACTATTTAGTAGGGATTCGGGGCATGCCTAGAGTTGGGAAGACGGAATCTGTTGTTGCAGCAAGTGTCTGCGCAAATAAACGATGGTCCTTTCTTTCATCCACTTTATTAAGGCAAACGATTAGAAGCCAATTGGCTGATGAGGAATTAGGGGAAAACCACGTATATATTATCGATGGTATTGTCTCCACGATGCGGGCAACCGAAAAACATCGAGCACTTATCCAAACAATGATGACTCATCCAGTAATAAAGGTTATAGAACATCCGGATATTTTTATAAGAGAGACAGAATATAATATTGAGGACTTTGATTGTATTATTGAATTACGTAATGAGGAACATGAAGAAATTACTTATGATAACATTGAATCAGGTTTTTCTTCATTCGATATTAGCTAA
- a CDS encoding DUF3243 domain-containing protein, with translation MSVLDNWEQWKDFLGDRLSQAKQEGMDQNVINDVAYQVGEYLAQQVEPKNEQERVLAQLWQVASEEEQHAIANMMVKLVQNEGH, from the coding sequence ATGTCTGTTTTAGATAATTGGGAACAATGGAAAGACTTTTTAGGTGACAGACTTTCTCAGGCTAAACAAGAGGGAATGGACCAAAATGTTATTAATGATGTTGCTTATCAAGTTGGTGAGTATTTGGCTCAACAAGTTGAACCTAAAAACGAGCAAGAAAGAGTTCTAGCTCAATTATGGCAAGTTGCTTCTGAAGAAGAGCAACATGCGATTGCCAACATGATGGTAAAACTTGTTCAAAACGAAGGTCATTAA
- the ymfI gene encoding elongation factor P 5-aminopentanone reductase, producing the protein MNRTCLITGASGEIGAAIAIEFAAPDVTLFLHYHSNRSSIEDVKANCESKGSEVRLVQADLAKPSGVTELLTQLDKPIDIIIHNSGRSYNGLLTDMKEHEIEDMIRLHVTSPVYLTQALLPHMVREKRGHIIVISSIWGLTGASCEVLYSTVKGGMNSFVKALAKEVAPSGIHVNGIAPGAIDTKMLSDFSQEEKQALSDEIPLGRLGKPVEIANVAKFLISNDASYIQGQIISANGGWYC; encoded by the coding sequence TGGGGCAGCAATAGCAATTGAATTTGCTGCTCCTGATGTAACTCTTTTTTTACATTATCACTCGAATCGTTCATCTATAGAGGATGTCAAAGCGAACTGTGAATCCAAAGGCAGTGAGGTTCGATTGGTACAAGCTGACTTAGCCAAACCGAGTGGCGTAACGGAACTCTTAACTCAACTAGACAAACCAATCGATATCATTATACATAATAGTGGAAGAAGCTATAACGGATTACTTACAGATATGAAAGAACATGAAATTGAGGATATGATTCGTCTCCATGTCACTTCACCGGTGTATTTAACGCAAGCCCTCCTTCCGCATATGGTAAGAGAAAAAAGAGGTCATATTATTGTGATTTCTTCTATATGGGGGCTCACAGGTGCATCATGTGAAGTGTTGTATTCAACGGTCAAAGGAGGCATGAACTCGTTTGTGAAGGCGTTGGCTAAAGAAGTTGCCCCAAGTGGCATTCATGTCAATGGGATAGCTCCTGGGGCCATTGATACGAAAATGCTATCAGATTTTAGCCAAGAAGAAAAGCAAGCCCTTAGCGATGAGATTCCGTTAGGGCGACTTGGAAAGCCAGTTGAAATCGCAAACGTTGCTAAATTCTTAATCTCAAATGATGCAAGTTATATTCAAGGCCAAATAATCTCTGCCAACGGCGGATGGTACTGTTGA